A single window of Thiomicrorhabdus immobilis DNA harbors:
- the pgm gene encoding phosphoglucomutase (alpha-D-glucose-1,6-bisphosphate-dependent): protein MANSPYAGKKAPYSLLENIPLLMADYYNLKPDASNPDQAVSFGTSGHRGCSSKTTFNEDHIAAICQAIVEYRRLQNTVGPMFIGMDTHALSEAAHATAIEVFAANNINVIIQSNGRYTPTPVVSNAILQYNEGRQGGLADGVIITPSHNPPQDGGFKYNPPTGGPADTEATSWIQDRANAMIIGGMNEVKRIPLKEALASEFVTPTDLITPYVENLDKVVNMQAIKEAGLKLAIDPMGGAAVDFWKPIAEHYGLNLDIVNPQVDATFSFMHVDKDGKIRMDCSSPYAMAGLIGLKDNYDLAFGNDPDVDRHGIVTKSVGLMNPNHYLAVAIQYLFSHRPNWPQNAAVGKTLVSSSMIDRVSNAMNLNLSEVPVGFKWFVDGLQTGEFGFGGEESAGASFLRFDGGPWSTDKDGIILNLLAAEITAVMGKDPGELYQELTEKFGNPIYTRIDAPANREEKAILSNLSPEMVKADTLAGEAITAKLTHAPGNGAAIGGLKITTENGWFAARPSGTEDIYKIYAESFKGQAHLDAILEEAKAIVADALK from the coding sequence ATGGCCAACTCTCCATACGCTGGTAAAAAAGCCCCTTATAGTCTTTTGGAAAACATCCCCCTGCTAATGGCGGACTATTACAATTTAAAGCCCGACGCCAGCAATCCTGACCAGGCAGTCAGTTTTGGAACCAGTGGACACCGAGGTTGTTCAAGCAAGACCACTTTTAATGAAGACCACATTGCCGCCATTTGCCAAGCGATTGTGGAGTATCGTCGTTTACAAAACACCGTAGGGCCAATGTTTATCGGCATGGACACCCATGCGTTATCCGAAGCCGCGCACGCCACAGCCATTGAAGTGTTTGCCGCGAATAATATCAATGTCATCATTCAGTCCAATGGCCGCTATACACCAACGCCGGTCGTATCCAACGCCATTTTGCAATACAACGAAGGACGCCAAGGCGGTCTGGCTGACGGCGTGATCATCACCCCATCACACAACCCTCCGCAAGATGGAGGGTTCAAATACAACCCGCCGACAGGTGGCCCTGCCGATACCGAAGCGACCTCTTGGATTCAAGACCGCGCCAATGCCATGATCATTGGCGGCATGAATGAGGTAAAACGTATCCCCCTCAAAGAAGCCCTGGCCTCGGAATTTGTCACCCCAACCGATTTGATTACCCCTTATGTAGAAAATCTCGACAAAGTGGTCAATATGCAAGCCATTAAAGAGGCGGGGTTAAAATTGGCGATTGATCCAATGGGCGGTGCTGCGGTGGATTTTTGGAAACCGATCGCCGAACATTACGGACTGAACCTAGACATTGTTAACCCACAGGTGGATGCCACCTTCTCGTTCATGCATGTCGATAAAGATGGCAAGATTCGTATGGATTGCTCATCACCCTACGCCATGGCGGGGTTGATTGGCCTAAAAGACAACTACGACTTGGCGTTTGGCAATGACCCCGATGTCGACCGCCACGGTATTGTCACTAAATCCGTGGGATTGATGAACCCAAACCACTATTTAGCCGTGGCGATTCAATACCTATTCAGTCACCGACCAAACTGGCCACAAAATGCCGCTGTGGGTAAAACCTTGGTATCCAGCTCGATGATCGATCGTGTCTCCAATGCGATGAACCTTAACTTGAGTGAAGTTCCGGTAGGTTTCAAATGGTTTGTAGACGGTCTGCAAACCGGAGAGTTCGGTTTTGGCGGTGAAGAATCGGCCGGAGCCTCATTCTTGCGTTTTGATGGCGGCCCATGGAGCACCGATAAAGATGGCATCATCTTAAATCTACTTGCGGCCGAAATCACGGCCGTCATGGGCAAGGATCCCGGTGAACTTTACCAAGAACTCACCGAGAAGTTCGGCAATCCGATTTACACCCGTATCGATGCGCCAGCCAATCGTGAAGAGAAAGCGATTTTAAGCAACCTTTCGCCAGAGATGGTCAAAGCCGACACCCTTGCCGGTGAAGCGATTACCGCTAAATTGACCCATGCTCCAGGCAATGGTGCGGCGATTGGCGGTCTAAAAATCACCACCGAGAACGGCTGGTTTGCGGCACGTCCGTCTGGAACCGAAGACATCTATAAAATCTATGCCGAAAGTTTTAAAGGTCAGGCACACCTGGATGCGATTTTAGAAGAAGCCAAGGCGATTGTCGCCGACGCTTTGAAATAG
- a CDS encoding sensor domain-containing protein → MSHQNPLKNELYQYLQSSTEGFDQFADQVFDGVWIWNLENPEEHWMSPKFWEFLGYAPNETNDSIDFWKKSIHPEDQQLIETCLNKHVEGIETDIDQAIRYLHKDGSTVYIRYRGFSIKNEDGKPYRMIGIHSNLTEFIDLKNSLNNDYIHIKERLNLALDGSQDGVWDWNLETNEVFYSPRWKSILGYKDHELSNAFSTWEKLLHPDDLETTKEYVQKFLESGEISFETRFRMQHKDGHYVPLLSRARKALIPNQKSNLQFTHLIGTHVDLSDIIEVQEQLNQQIEITNTYLNTTSALMIALDTDANITMLNKKAEEVLGVSEASLQGKSWFKQKFLPEEIHSKFKAVHRDFINQKIDLSKPVDHELITHNGERRMFTWSNTLLKDKKGQVIGSLSSAIDITERNQIQQKLEKSESLLIEAQKLAQLGHYTLDIAQNHWGCSTELDIMFGIDDNYPKTIQSWLEIIHPEHRQMMEDYFQKEVITERKPFDKEYKVINQDSQESLWVHGKGTLKFDELDNPIEMFGTIQNISKQKQIQDKLTLASNVYKSANEGIMVTDNQGNIVDVNSAFTKITGYSKLEVYGKKPSILNSGIHPQEFYQELWQTLLKTGSWKGEVWNRRKNGEVYPEMITISTIKDENNQIQNYLALFSDITLQKGNESKLKKLAHFDSLTGLPNRSMFTEKLNQAIIQADIENKFISLAFLDLDGFKQINDSLGHEIGDQLLKIIGSRYSQEARETDIVARLGGDEFVILLNKIDNVEQSLTIYDRFLEATRKPIVIDGNKLEVSCSIGIAYYPQALPVDSDQLIRQADNAMYQAKISGKNSYHIFDDEQDQVVRKLHQKIIAINQAISNNEFVLFYQPKIDMRNKKIIGVEALIRWQHPQEGLLPPADFLPAIEKNTTSILLDKWVIEQAFMQSKKWVVEGINIPISVNLGAQILQNFRLIEFLEEMMYRHPEVSPDLIELEVLESSALKDMKHASLLMKTCEELGFRVSIDDFGTGYSSLEYLKTLPVTYLKIDQSFVRDMLVDTGDLAILKAVIGLAEAFGMQTIAEGVETDKHCEQLIELGCHIGQGYGIAKPMPTEAFEAWLKH, encoded by the coding sequence ATGTCGCATCAAAACCCATTAAAAAATGAACTCTATCAATACCTGCAATCCAGTACGGAAGGCTTTGATCAATTTGCAGATCAAGTTTTTGATGGCGTATGGATATGGAACTTAGAAAACCCTGAAGAGCACTGGATGAGCCCAAAGTTTTGGGAATTTTTAGGCTATGCGCCAAATGAAACCAATGATTCAATCGATTTCTGGAAAAAATCGATTCACCCGGAAGACCAGCAGTTAATTGAAACTTGCCTAAACAAGCATGTCGAAGGTATCGAAACAGACATTGACCAAGCCATCCGTTATCTGCATAAAGATGGTTCAACCGTTTATATCCGTTACCGCGGATTCAGCATTAAAAACGAAGATGGTAAACCCTATCGCATGATAGGTATCCATTCAAACCTGACTGAGTTCATTGACCTAAAAAATTCCTTAAATAACGATTACATCCATATCAAGGAACGTTTAAACCTGGCTTTAGACGGCAGTCAAGATGGTGTTTGGGATTGGAACCTGGAAACCAATGAGGTTTTTTATTCACCGCGATGGAAATCCATTTTAGGCTACAAAGATCACGAATTGAGCAATGCGTTTTCAACCTGGGAAAAACTACTCCATCCTGACGATCTTGAAACCACCAAAGAATATGTACAAAAATTTCTGGAAAGCGGTGAAATAAGTTTTGAAACACGTTTTAGAATGCAACATAAAGATGGGCATTATGTGCCCCTTCTATCGCGTGCGAGAAAAGCGCTCATCCCAAATCAAAAATCCAACTTACAATTTACCCATTTAATCGGTACCCATGTCGACTTAAGCGATATTATTGAAGTCCAAGAGCAACTCAATCAACAAATTGAAATCACCAACACCTACCTCAACACGACTTCCGCCTTGATGATTGCATTAGATACCGATGCCAATATCACCATGCTCAATAAAAAAGCTGAAGAGGTATTAGGGGTCAGTGAAGCATCATTGCAGGGTAAATCCTGGTTCAAACAAAAATTTTTACCCGAAGAAATCCACAGCAAATTTAAAGCGGTCCACCGAGATTTCATCAACCAAAAAATTGATTTAAGTAAACCGGTCGACCATGAACTTATCACTCATAATGGTGAGCGCAGGATGTTTACCTGGAGCAATACGCTGCTAAAAGATAAAAAAGGCCAGGTCATTGGCTCTTTAAGCTCTGCCATTGACATCACCGAACGCAATCAGATTCAACAGAAGCTGGAAAAGAGTGAGTCTTTGCTCATAGAAGCGCAAAAGCTAGCGCAACTTGGTCATTACACACTCGATATCGCACAAAATCACTGGGGTTGTTCAACTGAACTCGACATCATGTTTGGCATTGATGATAATTACCCTAAGACCATCCAGAGTTGGTTGGAGATTATTCACCCCGAACACCGCCAAATGATGGAAGATTACTTTCAAAAAGAGGTGATTACAGAGAGAAAGCCGTTTGATAAAGAGTACAAGGTCATCAACCAAGATAGTCAAGAAAGCCTGTGGGTTCATGGCAAGGGTACATTAAAATTTGATGAACTCGATAACCCTATTGAAATGTTTGGAACCATACAAAACATTTCCAAACAAAAACAGATTCAAGACAAGCTCACCTTAGCATCTAATGTCTATAAAAGTGCCAATGAAGGCATTATGGTTACAGACAACCAAGGTAACATTGTTGATGTGAACAGTGCTTTTACCAAAATCACGGGCTATAGCAAGCTAGAAGTTTATGGCAAAAAACCGAGTATTCTGAACTCAGGAATCCACCCCCAAGAATTTTATCAAGAGTTATGGCAGACTTTACTTAAAACGGGTAGTTGGAAAGGAGAGGTATGGAACCGTAGAAAAAACGGTGAAGTTTATCCTGAGATGATAACCATCAGCACAATCAAAGATGAAAATAACCAAATCCAGAACTATTTGGCACTTTTTTCAGATATTACCCTGCAAAAAGGCAATGAGTCAAAGCTCAAGAAACTGGCTCATTTCGACAGTCTTACCGGCCTGCCTAATCGTAGTATGTTTACTGAAAAATTAAACCAAGCCATTATCCAAGCGGATATTGAAAATAAATTTATCTCACTGGCTTTCTTAGACTTGGATGGCTTTAAACAAATCAATGATAGCCTTGGGCATGAAATAGGTGACCAACTGTTAAAAATCATCGGTAGCCGATATAGTCAAGAAGCCCGGGAAACCGATATTGTCGCTCGTTTAGGTGGTGATGAATTTGTCATCTTACTGAATAAGATTGATAACGTCGAACAGTCGCTGACCATTTATGACCGGTTTTTAGAAGCGACCCGTAAACCGATTGTGATTGATGGCAACAAACTCGAAGTCAGCTGCAGTATCGGTATCGCTTATTATCCTCAGGCTCTGCCTGTCGACTCAGACCAACTAATCCGTCAAGCCGACAATGCCATGTATCAGGCAAAGATTTCCGGGAAAAATAGCTACCATATTTTCGACGATGAACAAGATCAGGTGGTGCGTAAACTCCATCAAAAAATTATCGCTATCAACCAAGCCATTTCAAACAATGAGTTTGTGCTTTTCTATCAACCTAAAATTGATATGCGTAATAAAAAAATAATCGGGGTGGAGGCGCTTATCCGATGGCAACATCCGCAAGAAGGCTTATTACCCCCTGCTGATTTTTTACCTGCCATTGAAAAGAACACCACTTCCATCCTGCTGGATAAATGGGTCATTGAACAAGCCTTTATGCAAAGTAAAAAATGGGTTGTTGAGGGCATTAACATTCCAATCAGTGTCAACTTAGGCGCACAGATTTTACAAAACTTTAGACTCATAGAGTTTTTAGAGGAGATGATGTACCGACACCCTGAAGTTTCCCCTGATTTGATTGAGCTAGAGGTGCTTGAAAGCAGTGCATTGAAAGACATGAAACACGCCTCCTTACTGATGAAAACCTGTGAAGAGTTGGGTTTTAGGGTTTCCATTGATGACTTTGGTACGGGCTATTCATCCCTTGAATATCTAAAAACGCTACCGGTAACTTATCTAAAGATTGACCAATCATTTGTACGCGATATGCTAGTTGATACCGGTGATTTGGCCATTCTAAAAGCCGTAATCGGCCTGGCAGAAGCTTTTGGTATGCAGACCATCGCTGAGGGGGTTGAAACCGATAAGCACTGTGAACAACTGATTGAGTTGGGCTGCCATATTGGACAAGGCTACGGCATTGCGAAACCGATGCCGACCGAAGCGTTTGAGGCGTGGTTGAAACATTAG
- a CDS encoding TonB-dependent receptor, with the protein MKLNRITLAMLVASGVLVSQEIYAQQANDINASQDDSGQTLLQEVTVSASPVHEHEVFEVPSQIDSVAGVDKMAAESGSLGQMLESIPGVNNMSAGTQSGKPVIRGMTGNRVKVLSNGQSTDYQAYGTRHLANTDPYLAERIEVIRGPQSVLYGAEAMGGIVNVIQSDLPYGQKTAGELATEFNSNNQEKMLGAKVGAGSKEFAIQAGISKRSADNFTVPNVSTAPGDIPLDDRPLFVGEVPNTNFENQSANIGFGYQQDWGTIELRHTQWLSKQNYLGVENNGTGFEAVASGQKLQNDETQLKAEIYTDNDWVIKPSWTHTRNAREASHDLPYETMAEDEGTPHYLDLLVKRDDVKLALEHPKVGDFEGELGFELTEKQQELRNGELTPTAHESKRAVYLFEEADYDKWLLQVGARYDWHEVSAPLDGNNVHFVDEGIFDSSNNSRTFDVFSGSLGSTYRIDSNWSVAANLASGFRAPSIFELYAGGEHGGVQAYQLGNPDLKAETSLNTDLSLRWQTPKTQMVATVYQNWVDNYIYLANELEADGVTLTTTTSESGATIPVMKAQQTNAVIHGLEFSLNHQFNQAWSTDLALELIDGADTRNNQDLPLMPANNLRINVHYQPSDFAGLQQQKITLGVKLVDSKNASGLYEPFSQFDTMPIGTASTEAYALWNLGYQTQVKLDKQTLHLTAAVENLFDTAYVDFLNTYKGYTLNTGRNIQLKARLDF; encoded by the coding sequence ATGAAATTAAATCGTATTACGCTTGCCATGTTGGTGGCTAGCGGCGTATTGGTGTCTCAAGAAATCTACGCACAACAAGCAAACGATATTAACGCATCACAAGATGACAGCGGGCAAACCCTTCTGCAGGAGGTTACGGTTTCCGCATCGCCCGTTCATGAACATGAGGTTTTTGAAGTGCCTTCGCAAATCGATAGTGTTGCAGGTGTTGATAAGATGGCCGCCGAGAGTGGTTCTTTAGGGCAGATGCTGGAAAGCATTCCCGGGGTCAATAATATGTCGGCCGGCACGCAATCCGGCAAGCCAGTTATCCGTGGAATGACGGGTAATCGCGTCAAGGTATTATCCAACGGACAGTCAACCGACTATCAAGCCTATGGCACACGCCACCTAGCCAATACCGACCCTTATCTAGCGGAACGGATCGAAGTGATTCGTGGTCCGCAAAGTGTGTTGTACGGTGCGGAAGCGATGGGAGGGATTGTCAATGTGATTCAGTCTGATTTGCCTTATGGCCAAAAAACCGCGGGTGAATTAGCCACAGAATTTAACAGCAATAACCAAGAGAAGATGTTGGGCGCCAAGGTGGGCGCGGGCTCCAAAGAGTTTGCGATTCAAGCGGGGATTTCTAAACGTTCTGCAGACAACTTTACCGTGCCGAATGTCTCTACCGCGCCAGGCGATATCCCGTTAGATGATAGACCATTATTTGTGGGTGAAGTGCCGAATACCAACTTTGAAAACCAGTCGGCAAATATCGGGTTCGGCTATCAGCAAGATTGGGGAACCATCGAATTGCGCCATACGCAATGGCTCTCTAAACAGAACTATTTAGGTGTGGAAAATAATGGTACTGGTTTTGAGGCGGTCGCTTCCGGGCAAAAACTACAAAATGATGAAACGCAGCTGAAAGCGGAAATCTATACCGATAACGATTGGGTCATCAAGCCGAGTTGGACACATACCCGTAATGCACGGGAAGCGTCACATGATTTACCCTATGAAACCATGGCAGAGGATGAAGGCACACCACACTACTTAGATTTATTGGTGAAGCGTGACGATGTTAAATTGGCTTTGGAACACCCTAAAGTGGGTGATTTTGAAGGGGAACTCGGTTTTGAATTAACCGAAAAACAGCAGGAGTTACGGAACGGTGAATTAACGCCAACGGCTCATGAGAGCAAGCGTGCGGTTTATCTGTTTGAAGAAGCCGATTATGACAAGTGGTTGCTACAAGTCGGAGCTCGTTATGACTGGCATGAGGTGAGTGCTCCTTTGGATGGCAATAATGTGCATTTTGTAGACGAGGGGATTTTTGATTCTTCAAACAATAGTCGAACATTTGATGTTTTCAGCGGTTCTTTAGGCTCGACTTACCGCATAGATTCAAACTGGAGTGTGGCGGCCAATCTAGCCAGCGGTTTCCGTGCCCCGAGTATCTTCGAACTTTATGCAGGTGGTGAACATGGCGGTGTGCAGGCGTATCAACTCGGTAATCCGGATTTAAAGGCGGAAACGTCATTGAACACAGACTTATCACTAAGATGGCAAACCCCTAAAACCCAAATGGTGGCCACGGTTTATCAAAACTGGGTGGACAACTATATCTATTTGGCGAATGAGTTGGAAGCCGATGGTGTCACTTTAACCACCACTACCAGTGAGTCGGGCGCAACGATTCCCGTTATGAAGGCTCAGCAAACCAATGCTGTGATTCACGGTTTGGAGTTCAGTTTAAATCATCAGTTTAACCAGGCCTGGTCAACGGATTTGGCGTTGGAATTGATTGACGGTGCAGACACCAGAAACAACCAGGACTTGCCATTAATGCCGGCAAACAACTTGCGTATCAATGTGCATTATCAGCCCAGTGATTTTGCCGGTTTACAACAGCAAAAAATCACCTTGGGTGTGAAGTTGGTTGACAGTAAGAACGCATCGGGACTTTATGAGCCGTTCTCTCAGTTTGATACTATGCCGATTGGAACCGCCTCAACCGAGGCCTATGCGTTATGGAATTTAGGTTATCAAACTCAAGTGAAATTGGATAAACAAACGCTGCACTTAACTGCCGCGGTTGAGAATCTATTTGATACTGCCTATGTGGACTTTTTGAATACCTATAAAGGATATACTTTGAACACGGGTAGAAATATCCAATTGAAAGCACGTTTGGATTTTTAA
- a CDS encoding DnaJ C-terminal domain-containing protein, translating to MSKDYYAILGVSRSASDAEIKKAYRKMAAKYHPDKPTGDESKFKEISEAYETLSDAEKRSMYDQFGSDYQQRGAGGFGGGGFGGGADFGDIFGDMFGGGGGFAGGGFGQQQARPRKGEDQTVKVMVSLTEAVEGTERTINVQTGNPHSSSYSYDTTPIKVRIPAGVTQEQKIRVKGKGFSGFNGGPNGDVIIQVNLQKHPHYRVEGKDVYLDLPITPWEAALGAKVEIPTLKGKVKMAIAAGTQSGAKLRIKGRGLGTEPGNQYVIVQIHTPPAATDEDKALYEKMAEQMPFNPRADF from the coding sequence ATGAGCAAAGATTATTATGCGATTTTAGGCGTTTCTCGCAGTGCGAGTGATGCTGAAATTAAGAAAGCCTATCGTAAAATGGCGGCAAAATATCACCCTGATAAACCTACCGGAGATGAGTCAAAGTTTAAGGAAATCAGTGAAGCTTATGAAACCTTAAGCGATGCTGAAAAACGTTCAATGTACGACCAATTCGGTTCTGACTACCAGCAACGTGGTGCAGGCGGATTTGGCGGCGGTGGTTTCGGTGGTGGAGCCGATTTTGGCGATATTTTTGGTGATATGTTTGGCGGGGGCGGGGGCTTTGCTGGCGGTGGTTTTGGTCAGCAACAAGCTCGACCACGTAAAGGTGAAGATCAAACCGTAAAAGTGATGGTTTCATTGACTGAAGCGGTAGAAGGTACCGAAAGAACCATTAACGTACAAACCGGTAACCCGCATTCAAGTAGCTACTCTTACGATACTACGCCAATCAAGGTGCGTATCCCTGCCGGGGTAACCCAAGAGCAGAAGATTCGTGTTAAAGGAAAAGGCTTTAGCGGTTTTAACGGTGGCCCGAATGGAGATGTGATTATCCAAGTCAATCTTCAAAAACATCCTCACTATCGAGTAGAGGGTAAAGATGTTTATTTGGATTTGCCGATTACTCCGTGGGAAGCGGCCTTAGGGGCAAAAGTTGAAATTCCAACCTTAAAAGGTAAGGTGAAAATGGCTATTGCGGCCGGTACCCAGTCGGGTGCAAAATTACGAATTAAAGGGCGTGGTTTAGGGACTGAACCGGGTAATCAATATGTGATTGTCCAAATCCATACACCACCAGCGGCCACTGATGAAGATAAAGCGCTGTATGAAAAAATGGCCGAACAAATGCCATTTAACCCAAGAGCGGACTTTTAA
- a CDS encoding patatin-like phospholipase family protein, producing MTNPTTTQPKNISLVLGSGGARGLAHIGIIRWLEEHDYQIQSISGSSIGALIGGLYACGKLDEFEHWLKKLSKSDILALFDIAWDRSGLIRGEKLHAVLTKLIGTPRIEELRIPYTAVATDINNEKEVWLQSGDLLQAMRASYSLPMIFTPVKYKGLTLIDGGVINPVPIAPTFGQGSDLTIAVNLGAKPKPPTFEQNAETKDESDWLDFDELIANIKEFFTIEKKALKQSFDWDVYDISNKAFDSMQSSIARQQLAAYPPDITIDIPRNACGMLEFTQVEKMVKLGYDTAQQTLAEDSVNPE from the coding sequence ATGACCAACCCCACAACAACTCAACCCAAAAACATCTCCTTGGTTTTAGGAAGTGGAGGCGCAAGAGGCTTGGCGCATATCGGCATTATCCGCTGGCTGGAAGAACATGATTATCAAATCCAATCCATCTCCGGCAGTTCCATCGGCGCGTTAATTGGAGGGTTATACGCCTGCGGGAAACTCGATGAGTTTGAACACTGGCTTAAAAAGCTTTCCAAATCCGACATCCTTGCCCTATTCGACATTGCCTGGGACCGCAGTGGATTGATTAGAGGTGAAAAGCTTCATGCCGTGCTAACCAAGCTGATCGGCACCCCTAGAATTGAAGAGTTGCGTATCCCTTATACCGCGGTGGCCACCGACATCAACAATGAAAAAGAGGTTTGGTTGCAAAGCGGTGATTTGCTCCAAGCGATGCGTGCCTCCTACTCTCTACCGATGATTTTCACCCCGGTGAAATACAAAGGCTTAACCTTGATTGACGGTGGTGTAATCAACCCGGTGCCTATCGCTCCGACTTTTGGCCAAGGTAGCGACTTGACCATTGCGGTTAATCTTGGCGCAAAGCCTAAACCCCCCACCTTTGAACAAAACGCTGAAACAAAGGATGAATCTGATTGGCTTGACTTTGATGAACTGATCGCCAATATCAAAGAATTTTTCACCATAGAAAAAAAGGCGTTAAAACAATCATTTGACTGGGATGTTTACGACATCAGCAACAAGGCGTTTGACAGTATGCAAAGCAGCATTGCCCGCCAACAGCTTGCCGCCTACCCACCAGACATCACCATTGACATCCCTCGTAACGCCTGTGGCATGTTGGAATTCACCCAGGTGGAGAAGATGGTCAAACTAGGTTACGACACCGCCCAACAAACCCTTGCTGAAGATTCCGTCAATCCGGAGTAG
- the efpL gene encoding elongation factor P-like protein EfpL — MPKINELKKGSVVEINGVPHIVKTYDVRNPSSRGASTMYKVRFNNLKTGQKVDETFKGEDMIKEVETTKVSVMFSYIDGDSYVFMNNEDYSQYLLAADELEDEKKYITEGLSGITALLYEDQILAIELPTNVDLEVIETNPGTKATGAGRTKPAVLSTGYEIQVPEFIEPHEIVKVSTLTGKFLSRA, encoded by the coding sequence ATGCCTAAAATCAATGAACTTAAAAAAGGCAGTGTTGTTGAAATCAACGGCGTACCGCACATTGTGAAAACTTACGATGTACGCAACCCGTCTTCTCGTGGCGCCTCTACCATGTATAAAGTACGTTTCAACAATTTAAAAACCGGGCAAAAAGTGGACGAAACCTTTAAAGGTGAAGACATGATCAAAGAAGTGGAAACCACCAAGGTTTCGGTCATGTTTTCTTATATCGATGGCGACAGCTACGTGTTTATGAATAATGAGGATTACAGCCAGTACCTTTTGGCGGCAGACGAACTCGAGGATGAAAAGAAATACATCACTGAAGGCTTAAGCGGCATTACCGCCCTACTTTACGAAGACCAGATTTTAGCGATTGAACTCCCGACCAATGTTGACCTGGAAGTGATTGAAACCAACCCTGGCACCAAAGCGACTGGGGCTGGCCGAACTAAACCTGCGGTGTTGTCTACCGGTTATGAGATTCAGGTTCCTGAATTCATCGAACCTCATGAAATCGTCAAAGTCAGCACCTTAACAGGTAAATTCCTTTCAAGAGCGTAA
- a CDS encoding cation:proton antiporter domain-containing protein yields MLEAGLMIIALMVTALIVQEKIKIPLPISLIGIVLLLSHFHIHPIDINAERFDQLLLLLLPLMLIGDVMQLETDDLRKNWLSVLGTAGVAVVLSILAGVLLQDVMLPNYAIGLPAMVALMAMVVATDPVTVGSVFSTTKIPHKLKFLAESESLFNDATAFAIFSIAITLMHQPLGLPEIAWSFTLSAGGALITGAVIGLAGLYLLKLSDNPITETGILLMIAYSAFLISEHYHFAGIFAIVVSMVLANALITSRDRLSENPLSEDAHTSQFEQRHNQQLKQQQLKQAKPNKLHAVKTYLNLGHLTATHQNRQEIIGFISFTALFANVILFVSISEIINLSLLQTYWKEIVSVFVVSTLIRALVLGQFAWVSNRSLKMQDISLDWWAILIFAGVKGGLSILMVHMIPNSFEYKALFEAIVVGNIMLSIFIYAPAMMLIIKLRQRQLSQQCE; encoded by the coding sequence ATGCTAGAAGCAGGCCTGATGATTATTGCCTTAATGGTAACGGCGTTAATTGTTCAAGAAAAAATCAAAATCCCTTTACCCATCAGTTTGATTGGTATCGTTCTATTGTTATCACACTTTCATATCCACCCGATTGATATCAATGCCGAGCGTTTTGACCAATTATTATTGCTCTTGCTGCCTTTGATGTTGATTGGCGATGTGATGCAACTGGAAACCGATGACCTAAGAAAAAACTGGTTAAGTGTGTTGGGTACCGCTGGTGTAGCGGTCGTATTATCGATTTTAGCGGGCGTGTTATTGCAAGATGTGATGTTACCGAACTACGCCATTGGCTTGCCCGCCATGGTTGCATTGATGGCCATGGTGGTGGCAACCGACCCGGTTACCGTCGGTTCGGTGTTCAGCACCACCAAAATCCCGCATAAACTGAAGTTTCTAGCGGAATCCGAATCCTTGTTCAATGATGCCACCGCCTTTGCCATTTTCAGTATCGCCATTACCTTGATGCATCAACCATTAGGGCTCCCTGAAATTGCCTGGAGTTTCACCTTATCCGCTGGCGGCGCTTTGATTACCGGTGCGGTCATCGGTTTGGCGGGGCTTTACCTGCTCAAACTGTCCGACAACCCCATCACCGAAACCGGTATTTTGCTGATGATTGCCTACAGTGCCTTTTTGATTTCCGAACACTATCATTTTGCCGGTATCTTTGCGATTGTGGTCTCAATGGTGTTGGCGAATGCATTAATCACCTCACGCGACAGACTGTCTGAAAACCCTCTCTCTGAAGATGCACATACCTCGCAATTTGAACAGCGTCATAACCAACAACTCAAGCAGCAACAACTCAAACAAGCAAAGCCAAATAAACTGCATGCGGTTAAAACCTATCTCAACCTGGGGCATTTGACAGCCACCCATCAGAATCGTCAGGAGATTATCGGTTTCATCAGCTTTACCGCCCTATTCGCCAATGTGATTTTATTCGTCTCGATTTCAGAAATCATTAACCTGAGTTTATTACAAACCTATTGGAAAGAGATTGTTTCGGTGTTTGTGGTCAGCACCTTGATTCGTGCTTTGGTGTTAGGTCAATTTGCTTGGGTTTCCAATCGCTCACTCAAGATGCAGGACATCTCACTGGATTGGTGGGCCATTTTGATTTTTGCCGGAGTGAAAGGTGGCTTGTCCATCTTAATGGTGCACATGATTCCCAATAGCTTTGAATATAAAGCACTGTTTGAGGCGATTGTGGTGGGTAACATCATGTTATCGATTTTTATCTATGCACCGGCGATGATGCTGATTATCAAGCTACGTCAGCGTCAGTTAAGCCAACAGTGTGAATAA